From one Pedobacter faecalis genomic stretch:
- a CDS encoding FeoA family protein, translated as MKLSQLKPGEQATIISFTDLEMSVKLMEMGCLPGEVVEIERFAPMGCPVAIRIAGYQLCLRKSEASMIIIEQ; from the coding sequence ATGAAACTTTCACAGCTTAAACCTGGTGAACAGGCTACAATTATTTCGTTTACAGATCTGGAGATGTCAGTAAAGCTGATGGAAATGGGCTGTCTTCCGGGTGAAGTGGTGGAGATAGAGCGCTTCGCTCCGATGGGTTGCCCTGTCGCCATCCGCATTGCGGGATACCAGCTCTGCTTGCGGAAGAGTGAGGCGTCCATGATCATAATCGAACAATAA
- a CDS encoding VanZ family protein — translation MQALKYQSWAVIWTVLILIFCNMKMPDTGGSGIFFEGFDKLAHLGFFYILTILLFYGKIKHQHSYSFRSLTIFKIIVITSLVGGGIEILQWKVFTYRSAEWWDFGCDMLGVAMGVFSYVLLHRKNVVS, via the coding sequence ATGCAAGCATTGAAGTATCAAAGCTGGGCTGTAATATGGACGGTCCTGATACTGATATTTTGCAATATGAAAATGCCTGACACCGGTGGGTCGGGCATTTTTTTTGAAGGATTTGATAAGCTTGCCCATCTCGGCTTTTTCTACATCCTCACGATATTGCTGTTTTACGGTAAGATCAAACACCAGCATAGCTACAGTTTCCGTTCACTGACCATCTTCAAGATCATTGTGATCACTTCGCTTGTGGGAGGGGGGATTGAGATTCTTCAGTGGAAGGTTTTTACTTACCGCTCTGCCGAGTGGTGGGATTTTGGCTGTGATATGCTTGGAGTTGCCATGGGTGTGTTCAGCTATGTGCTGTTGCACCGGAAGAATGTAGTTAGTTAG
- the gcvH gene encoding glycine cleavage system protein GcvH: protein MNFPSELKYTKDHEWLRVEGSEAYIGITDFAQRELGDIVYIDVNTLGEEVSKDEVFGTVEAVKTVSDLFMPVSATVLEVNPALNDNPELVNSDPYGQGWMVKVSLTDPSEVDGLLNAEGYQALVGA from the coding sequence ATGAATTTTCCATCAGAATTAAAGTACACAAAGGACCATGAATGGTTGAGGGTTGAAGGTAGCGAGGCCTATATCGGCATCACTGACTTTGCACAGCGCGAACTTGGCGACATCGTTTACATCGATGTAAACACATTAGGTGAGGAAGTAAGTAAAGACGAGGTATTCGGAACCGTGGAAGCGGTTAAAACCGTTTCGGATCTGTTCATGCCGGTTAGTGCTACGGTGCTTGAGGTAAACCCTGCGTTGAACGATAATCCTGAACTGGTTAATTCTGATCCTTATGGACAGGGCTGGATGGTGAAGGTATCTCTTACGGATCCGTCGGAAGTAGATGGCCTGTTAAATGCTGAAGGCTACCAGGCATTGGTAGGTGCCTGA
- the sprA gene encoding cell surface protein SprA — protein sequence MKRLALIFLLLAIGGSGLLRAQVSPGRVTSDTLKNTFGLRERRLLGIGSLSKPFAPLPGNITRQVEYDAANKRYVIRQLIGGRAFGLPQYLSITEYQRLLESEIKRENWKRLSDREVAEVRRTGVIPSLKVNSEAFERIFGGNTIDIQPRGEAELTFLGRINRNENPLFNERQRVQGNFDFNQRIQMDVIGNIGTKLKVNMNYNTEAQFDFENRIKIDYTGGEDDIIKKIEAGNVSLPLNTTLITGTQALFGVKTQLQFGRLSVNTIFSQQKSQSREIVINNGAQQNEFRISGDNYEANKHFFLAQYFRNNYNRALATAPVITSNVIITKIEVWITNKAGTTQDSRDILALIDLGENSPFNTTLVSGAGYTALPSGFSNPLFPRSSNNLLENLPADARQANSNAALSYFQGTGGTDNFAKLTYARKLADREFTFHPKLGYISLNNALNADEVLAVAYRYTYNGVEYQVGEFSTDVPYDQATPNVLFAKLLKNETTKTSLPTWDLMMKNIYAIGGYQISPQNFRLDIFRIDEASGVERPVITEGERLDADNRPLRDKQWIQVLGLDRLNQQDELKPDGIFDFEAENKPFDPRSNTAQTSSAIAPGTAASGSSNTSLVTNMTNGYITIDPFNGRIIFPVIEPFGKDLADQFLPSEQALIDRYTYPALYDSTKVIAQQLFTRQNRYIIKGNYQSDISSEFSLNSINVPEGSVRVFSGTIPLQEGVDYTVDYQGGRVKILNTGVLLSGQPVRISTENNELFGLQQRSLFGTRLDYRVNNKWNIGGTLMNLTEKPLTPKVNIGEEPISNTIWGMDLNYSSNSRFLTRLIDRLPLISTKAPSSITFAGEFAQLMPGHPRALNFAGKAGGVSYLDDFEGSRSIIDLKSSIAWQLSGTPQLFPESQLVNDLAYGYNRARIAFYNIDPLFYGRGGGEIPAGIRGNRNELSNHYVREIIEQEVFPFKEIATGQPVMLPTLDIAFYPKVRGPYNFSTTGFNADGSLNNPRSRWGGLFRRIETNDFEALNIEFIELWVMDPFIYKPNSEGGDLYFNLGNLSEDILKDGRKSLENGLPANADPSKYDETNWGRVPKLQPVVQAFDNDPEARRLQDVGLDGLSSEQERIKFAAQINQIKAQLNPDAAAALDSDPSSDDYSYYRSRALDQENAGILRRYQRYNGTEGNSKTPQQSQQDFGVENSASTSLPDGEDVNRDNNMTQSDEYFQYKVSMRPGDLMVGQNFITDKVTSQVKLANGSTQPVTWYQIRIPLAQYQQRVGNIPDFKSIRFIRMFMTNFADTAILRFGKIQLIRGEWRQYNAANEGDKVIADQALVPAAPDNSTIEVATVNIEENGKRSPIPYVVPPGIERERNLTDFRGDARQNEQSLALTVRNLRDGYGRAAFKTAINDFRSYRRLEMFIHAEALGSGILSDGDLSAFLRIGTDNQDNYYEYSLPLRVTQPGTSDPDAIWPQQNKVDIELESFQHAKLARNKALLGGQPWPVNVPFDYVENGRTITIKGQPDMSKVRVYMLGVKNPLRTGTGSDDGLDKNALVWFNELRLTEFDERGGWAANARMNAQLADFADVNISGSKSTIGFGSIEKRVSERNRADHVFFDVSSSMELGMLLPKKTGIKIPMFVSYSSQVSTPQFDPRTPDIELKNSLEGATKEEKKEVLNYAQDYTTRNSISFNNVRKERTDLERNPRLWDVENLNVSYAQTKYLHRDFINQHSVQHTYRASLAYNYSGQSRNYQPFDRIIKSNMLALLKEFNFSLLPNSINFRIDLDRYYSENSLRNNDPANYIPVNTTFNKNFLVTRVYGISWNLSRSMTLDFDATNYSIIDEPEGRLDRSKRDTVWQNLLRLGRTTDYSHNMNLTYNLPVNKLPGLNWVNIATRYGTTFNWQTEPLSTLRNPYIDMGNTIQNSRIIQINPNLNLAGLYNKFGFVRRAGSDGSGPGFFVGLLTGVRNIVGAYTQSKGTFLPGYLPGSSFFGIDDVTGAPGLGFVFGSQRDIRNTAMLHGWLTRDTLQSQLYINTLREDLSFTSLLEPLRDLTITLTLNKNQTRNFSTNFRYDAEMGGFENQSPYTTGDYSISFISLKTAFSDGTGSTVSKVFGRFMENRQVISQRLGALNPNSAGGGGFADGYSKDAQDVVVPAFLAAYTGKPASSVSLNTMPSVPLPNWRLNYRGLTRIPFLGERFSSIDLRHSYRSAYSVNSFNTLIRYEELNGYSRTRDANGNFLPKYQYNQVTIAEQFAPLIGVDARLKSNLTANFEIGRSRLLGLSLANSQLAQLSENNMIFGLGYRTNKFRFPFGMFPGLKMDNNMDFKLDVALRDNKTVIYRPDVLEAEVSSGAKNITLRPTVDYVLNQRFNFRVFYDSNVTRPYTSQSFNTAYSNFGFSLRITLN from the coding sequence TTGAAAAGGTTAGCGCTGATCTTTCTTTTATTAGCTATTGGCGGTTCCGGGCTGCTTCGCGCTCAGGTTAGTCCCGGGCGGGTGACCTCAGATACCTTAAAGAACACCTTTGGCCTCAGAGAAAGGCGGCTACTGGGCATAGGTTCGCTCAGCAAGCCTTTTGCTCCCCTTCCGGGTAATATTACCCGTCAGGTTGAATACGATGCGGCCAACAAGCGTTATGTCATCAGGCAGCTTATCGGCGGCCGGGCATTCGGACTGCCACAGTATTTAAGCATTACGGAGTACCAGCGCCTGCTGGAAAGCGAGATCAAGCGGGAGAACTGGAAGCGACTGTCGGACAGGGAGGTAGCTGAGGTGCGCAGGACAGGCGTGATACCGAGCCTTAAAGTTAACAGTGAGGCTTTTGAGCGTATTTTTGGTGGAAATACGATTGATATTCAGCCGCGCGGTGAAGCCGAGCTGACTTTTTTAGGGCGGATCAACAGAAATGAGAACCCGCTGTTTAATGAGCGCCAGCGCGTTCAGGGAAATTTCGATTTTAACCAGCGCATCCAGATGGATGTGATCGGAAATATCGGGACCAAACTGAAGGTGAACATGAACTATAACACCGAGGCTCAGTTTGATTTCGAAAACCGGATCAAGATAGACTATACAGGTGGCGAGGACGATATCATCAAGAAAATTGAGGCGGGAAATGTGAGCCTGCCGCTAAACACTACACTAATTACGGGAACACAGGCGCTCTTTGGGGTAAAAACGCAATTGCAGTTTGGAAGGCTCAGTGTAAACACCATATTCAGTCAGCAGAAATCGCAATCAAGGGAGATTGTGATTAATAATGGGGCCCAGCAAAACGAGTTCCGTATCTCCGGGGATAACTATGAGGCTAATAAACATTTCTTCCTGGCCCAGTACTTTCGCAACAATTATAACCGGGCACTGGCTACGGCGCCGGTGATCACATCCAACGTTATTATCACGAAAATTGAAGTCTGGATCACTAACAAGGCGGGTACGACGCAGGATTCGAGAGATATACTCGCGCTGATTGACCTCGGCGAGAACAGCCCCTTTAACACTACTCTGGTAAGCGGGGCCGGTTATACCGCTTTACCTTCCGGGTTTTCAAATCCGTTGTTTCCAAGGTCGTCCAACAATTTACTTGAGAATTTACCAGCAGATGCCAGACAAGCGAACTCGAACGCTGCACTCTCTTATTTTCAGGGAACAGGAGGTACAGACAATTTCGCGAAGCTTACGTATGCCCGGAAGCTTGCCGACCGGGAGTTTACCTTTCACCCGAAACTGGGTTATATCTCGTTGAATAATGCATTGAATGCCGACGAGGTTTTGGCGGTTGCCTATCGCTATACCTATAACGGGGTGGAGTACCAGGTGGGTGAGTTTTCCACCGATGTTCCTTACGATCAGGCTACACCTAACGTGCTGTTTGCAAAGCTTCTTAAGAATGAAACGACGAAGACCAGTCTGCCGACCTGGGATTTAATGATGAAAAATATCTACGCGATCGGAGGATACCAGATCAGTCCCCAGAATTTCAGACTGGATATTTTCCGTATAGATGAGGCCAGCGGCGTGGAAAGGCCCGTGATTACCGAAGGCGAGCGTCTGGATGCTGATAACAGACCGTTGCGGGATAAGCAATGGATTCAGGTGCTTGGGCTTGACCGGCTGAATCAGCAGGATGAACTGAAACCGGACGGGATATTTGATTTTGAAGCCGAGAACAAGCCTTTTGACCCACGTTCAAACACTGCGCAGACCTCGTCGGCGATTGCCCCGGGGACAGCGGCGTCGGGGAGCAGCAATACGTCGTTGGTCACGAATATGACAAACGGATATATAACCATAGATCCTTTTAATGGAAGGATTATTTTTCCTGTCATTGAACCTTTTGGCAAGGATCTGGCCGATCAGTTCCTGCCCTCTGAACAGGCGCTTATAGACAGGTATACTTATCCCGCCCTTTATGACTCGACGAAAGTCATCGCGCAGCAGTTGTTTACGCGCCAGAACAGGTATATCATCAAAGGTAATTACCAGTCAGATATATCATCTGAGTTTAGCCTGAATTCTATAAATGTGCCAGAGGGCTCGGTACGTGTATTTTCAGGCACCATCCCGCTTCAGGAAGGGGTCGACTATACGGTAGACTACCAGGGCGGCCGGGTCAAAATCCTGAACACGGGCGTGCTGTTGTCGGGCCAGCCGGTCCGGATCTCGACGGAGAACAATGAATTGTTCGGACTTCAGCAACGCTCGCTTTTCGGTACGCGGCTCGATTACCGGGTGAACAATAAATGGAATATTGGCGGTACGCTCATGAATCTGACGGAGAAGCCGCTTACACCCAAAGTAAACATAGGCGAGGAACCAATATCGAATACGATCTGGGGGATGGACCTGAATTACAGTTCCAACTCCAGGTTTCTGACGAGGCTGATCGACAGGCTCCCCCTGATTTCTACTAAGGCTCCTTCAAGCATTACTTTCGCGGGAGAGTTTGCCCAGCTGATGCCCGGCCATCCGCGCGCACTGAATTTCGCGGGGAAAGCCGGAGGGGTGAGTTATTTAGATGATTTTGAGGGTTCGAGGTCGATAATAGATCTAAAAAGCTCCATTGCCTGGCAGTTGTCGGGCACCCCCCAGCTTTTCCCCGAATCGCAACTGGTGAACGATCTGGCTTACGGCTATAACAGGGCCCGGATCGCTTTTTACAATATCGATCCATTGTTCTATGGCAGGGGCGGCGGTGAAATCCCGGCGGGTATCCGGGGGAACCGGAATGAGCTTTCTAACCACTATGTGAGGGAGATCATAGAGCAGGAGGTGTTTCCGTTTAAAGAGATCGCAACGGGCCAGCCGGTGATGTTGCCGACACTGGACATTGCCTTTTATCCTAAGGTAAGGGGGCCATACAATTTCAGCACAACGGGCTTTAATGCTGATGGCTCACTGAATAATCCGCGCTCGAGATGGGGAGGTTTGTTTCGCAGAATTGAAACAAACGATTTTGAAGCGCTGAACATCGAATTCATTGAGCTTTGGGTCATGGATCCCTTTATTTATAAGCCGAATTCGGAAGGCGGGGACCTGTACTTCAATTTGGGCAATCTTTCTGAGGATATTTTAAAAGACGGGCGGAAGTCGCTCGAAAACGGCCTGCCTGCAAACGCCGACCCGTCTAAGTACGACGAGACCAATTGGGGAAGGGTGCCTAAGCTACAGCCAGTAGTGCAGGCATTCGACAATGATCCTGAAGCCAGAAGATTACAGGACGTTGGGCTTGACGGCTTGAGCAGTGAACAGGAGCGTATTAAGTTTGCGGCCCAGATCAATCAGATCAAAGCACAGTTAAATCCGGATGCGGCTGCCGCCCTGGATAGCGATCCTTCATCGGACGACTACTCCTATTACAGATCGAGAGCGCTTGACCAGGAAAACGCGGGGATATTGCGACGCTACCAACGCTATAACGGGACAGAAGGAAATTCCAAAACACCTCAGCAGTCGCAACAGGACTTTGGTGTGGAGAATTCAGCCTCGACTTCTTTGCCTGATGGCGAGGATGTAAATCGCGATAACAACATGACGCAGAGTGACGAGTATTTCCAGTACAAGGTGTCGATGCGTCCCGGCGATCTGATGGTGGGGCAAAACTTTATTACCGATAAGGTTACGTCGCAGGTGAAGCTGGCCAACGGTTCAACCCAGCCTGTTACCTGGTACCAGATCAGGATCCCACTGGCACAGTACCAGCAGCGCGTGGGCAATATCCCCGATTTTAAGTCGATACGCTTTATACGTATGTTTATGACCAATTTTGCAGATACTGCAATTTTGCGGTTTGGCAAGATTCAACTGATCCGTGGAGAATGGCGGCAGTATAACGCAGCCAATGAGGGAGATAAAGTTATCGCCGATCAGGCATTGGTTCCCGCAGCGCCTGATAACTCAACCATAGAGGTGGCAACCGTGAATATCGAGGAAAATGGTAAGCGTAGCCCGATCCCTTACGTGGTGCCACCGGGCATAGAACGGGAGCGTAACCTTACCGATTTTAGGGGGGATGCGCGTCAGAATGAACAATCGCTCGCGCTTACTGTGAGAAATTTGCGTGATGGCTATGGAAGGGCGGCATTTAAAACGGCGATCAATGATTTCAGATCGTACCGGCGTCTGGAAATGTTTATCCACGCCGAAGCACTGGGTAGCGGTATATTAAGCGACGGCGATTTGAGTGCTTTTTTGCGGATAGGCACCGACAATCAGGATAATTATTACGAATATTCACTGCCCCTCCGGGTAACGCAGCCGGGGACAAGTGATCCGGACGCCATATGGCCGCAGCAGAACAAGGTGGACATCGAGCTGGAATCTTTCCAGCATGCCAAACTGGCCAGGAACAAGGCCTTGCTCGGCGGGCAGCCATGGCCCGTGAACGTTCCTTTCGACTATGTGGAAAACGGGCGAACCATTACCATTAAAGGTCAGCCCGACATGAGCAAGGTGAGGGTTTATATGCTTGGCGTTAAAAACCCCCTGCGGACCGGCACCGGGAGCGACGACGGACTGGATAAGAATGCGCTTGTGTGGTTTAATGAGCTGCGGCTTACGGAATTTGACGAGCGGGGAGGATGGGCCGCAAATGCACGGATGAATGCGCAGCTGGCGGATTTTGCAGATGTTAATATTTCCGGAAGCAAATCGACCATAGGATTTGGCTCGATTGAGAAACGCGTGAGTGAACGAAACCGGGCAGATCACGTGTTTTTTGACGTCTCGTCCAGCATGGAGCTGGGGATGCTGCTACCCAAAAAGACGGGAATTAAGATTCCTATGTTCGTTAGCTACTCAAGTCAGGTGAGCACACCGCAGTTTGATCCGAGGACGCCGGATATTGAACTGAAGAACTCGCTTGAGGGTGCGACGAAGGAAGAAAAGAAGGAGGTGCTGAACTATGCACAGGACTATACCACCCGAAACAGCATCAGCTTTAATAATGTGAGGAAGGAGCGGACGGACTTGGAAAGAAATCCGCGGTTGTGGGATGTTGAGAACCTGAACGTGAGCTATGCACAGACGAAGTACCTGCACCGCGATTTCATCAATCAGCACAGTGTGCAGCATACTTACAGAGCATCACTGGCCTATAATTATTCCGGCCAGTCGCGCAATTATCAACCCTTTGACCGCATCATTAAATCTAATATGCTTGCGTTGCTTAAAGAGTTCAATTTCAGTTTGCTGCCGAATTCCATAAATTTCAGGATCGATCTGGACCGGTATTATTCTGAGAACAGTCTGCGTAATAATGATCCGGCAAACTATATTCCGGTGAACACGACTTTCAACAAGAATTTCCTGGTTACACGGGTTTATGGCATCTCCTGGAATTTGTCGAGGTCGATGACACTAGACTTCGATGCCACCAATTATTCTATTATTGATGAGCCGGAGGGAAGACTGGATCGCTCTAAGCGGGACACAGTGTGGCAAAATTTGCTTCGGCTGGGTCGCACCACGGATTACAGCCATAATATGAACCTGACGTACAACCTCCCGGTAAACAAGCTCCCGGGTCTGAATTGGGTTAACATTGCGACCCGATACGGTACAACTTTTAACTGGCAGACTGAGCCGTTGTCGACCTTGAGGAACCCGTACATAGATATGGGAAATACCATTCAGAATTCGCGGATTATACAGATTAATCCCAACCTTAATCTGGCAGGTTTATACAATAAGTTTGGCTTTGTAAGGCGCGCAGGGTCAGATGGCTCAGGGCCGGGCTTTTTCGTCGGGTTGCTTACAGGTGTGCGAAATATTGTGGGAGCTTATACGCAAAGCAAGGGAACGTTTTTACCAGGCTATCTGCCCGGCTCCAGTTTCTTTGGTATAGATGATGTGACGGGCGCACCGGGTCTGGGTTTTGTTTTCGGAAGTCAGCGCGACATTCGAAACACAGCAATGCTGCATGGCTGGCTAACCAGAGATACGCTTCAGTCGCAGTTGTACATTAACACGCTGCGGGAAGACCTGAGCTTCACCAGTCTGCTGGAACCGCTCAGAGACCTGACCATCACACTTACTCTGAATAAGAATCAGACCAGAAACTTTTCCACGAACTTCCGGTACGACGCTGAGATGGGCGGTTTTGAGAATCAGAGTCCGTACACTACGGGTGATTACAGTATCTCTTTTATCTCGCTGAAGACTGCATTTTCTGATGGTACAGGAAGTACAGTTTCGAAAGTTTTTGGGCGGTTTATGGAAAACCGGCAGGTGATTTCGCAGCGGCTCGGTGCATTAAACCCGAATTCGGCAGGCGGGGGCGGGTTTGCCGACGGATACAGCAAGGATGCGCAGGATGTAGTTGTACCAGCGTTCCTGGCCGCGTATACAGGTAAACCGGCTTCTTCAGTGAGCTTAAATACCATGCCATCGGTGCCTCTGCCCAACTGGCGTTTGAATTATCGCGGGCTTACGCGAATTCCATTTCTTGGGGAGCGTTTCAGTTCCATAGACCTGCGGCATTCGTATCGCTCGGCCTATAGTGTGAACAGTTTCAATACACTGATCCGTTACGAGGAGCTGAACGGATATTCCAGGACGCGAGATGCGAACGGGAACTTCCTGCCTAAATATCAGTATAACCAGGTAACAATTGCAGAACAGTTTGCTCCCCTTATTGGCGTTGATGCACGATTGAAAAGCAACCTGACGGCCAACTTTGAGATCGGAAGGTCGAGGCTGCTCGGTTTGAGCCTGGCCAACAGCCAGCTGGCACAGCTTTCGGAGAACAACATGATCTTCGGCTTAGGTTACCGTACCAACAAGTTCCGTTTCCCGTTCGGAATGTTCCCGGGACTGAAGATGGATAACAATATGGACTTTAAGCTTGATGTGGCACTGAGGGACAATAAAACGGTCATTTACCGGCCGGATGTTCTTGAGGCGGAGGTTTCCTCTGGTGCAAAGAACATAACGCTTCGGCCCACTGTTGACTATGTGCTGAACCAGCGGTTTAATTTCCGGGTATTCTACGATTCGAATGTTACCCGGCCTTATACCTCTCAGAGCTTCAATACGGCATATAGCAACTTTGGATTTAGTTTGAGGATTACCCTTAATTAG
- the ruvA gene encoding Holliday junction branch migration protein RuvA codes for MFAYIDGKLTFKCPAYVVVEAGGVGYHINISLSTYSSLPEGERCKIYTWLHVKEDAHTLYGFADEDERRLFLHLISVSGIGPNTGRMMLSSITPTEIQAAIIQGDLPLIQRIKGIGAKSAQRLVLELQDKLKKEGSGSLMAAPVRNSVKDEAIAALVMLGFSKPASEKALVAVEKVHGKDLLVEQMIKLALKNL; via the coding sequence ATGTTTGCATATATCGATGGGAAGCTGACTTTTAAATGCCCTGCTTATGTGGTGGTGGAAGCCGGCGGCGTGGGTTACCACATAAATATCTCCCTGAGTACATACAGTAGTTTGCCCGAGGGTGAGCGATGTAAAATATATACCTGGCTGCATGTAAAGGAGGATGCACACACACTTTACGGGTTTGCCGATGAGGATGAGCGGCGGTTGTTCCTTCACCTCATCTCGGTATCGGGTATTGGACCTAACACGGGCAGGATGATGCTTTCATCGATTACACCGACAGAGATCCAGGCGGCTATTATTCAGGGAGATCTTCCGCTTATACAACGTATTAAGGGGATAGGTGCAAAGTCGGCCCAGCGTCTTGTTCTGGAACTTCAGGATAAGTTGAAAAAGGAGGGTAGCGGCTCGCTCATGGCCGCCCCGGTAAGGAATTCTGTAAAGGACGAGGCCATCGCTGCGCTGGTTATGCTTGGTTTTTCGAAGCCGGCATCGGAGAAGGCCCTTGTGGCAGTTGAAAAGGTACATGGGAAGGATTTACTGGTAGAGCAAATGATCAAGTTGGCTTTGAAGAATCTTTAA
- a CDS encoding NADP-dependent malic enzyme, translating to MSKINRRQDALDYHSQGRPGKIQVVPTKPTNSQRDLTLAYSPGVAEPCLRIADKKEEVYKYTAKGNLVAVISNGTAVLGLGDIGPEAGKPVMEGKGLLFKIFADIDVFDLELDTKNVDEFVNIVKALEPTFGGINLEDIKAPECFEIERRLKAEMNIPVMHDDQHGTAIISAAALLNACDLQKKKIDKVKIVVNGAGAAAISCTRLYVSLGAKKENIVMCDRSGVITDKRDNLDEIKAEFATSRKLETLADAMKDADVFIGLSSGNCVTEEMLKSMARNPIVFAMANPDPEIAYDLAVSSRKDIIMATGRSDYPNQVNNVLGFPYIFRGALDVRATGINEAMKVAAVRAIAELARKPVPEAVNMAYNQNNIKFGKDYIIPKPMDMRLMTNVSIAVAKAAIESGVARKVISDWDAYEEELKRRLGGDDAIMRALTNRAKSDPKRIVFAEADNYKILKAAQIVKDENIAVPILLGNKQAIQKIIDENELDLEGVEIIDNFAETERLSKYAEALYRKRQRRGITSSEASKLMRDRNYFGASMVEFGEADALVSGLTKNYAATIKPALRVIGTQEGVNRVAGMYMMITRKGPVFFGDTTVNVDPTAEELVDLTLLLERAVRKFNIQPRIALLSYSNFGSNDGPVPEKVRKAVRILHDRHPEMIVDGEMQANFAINNLMLKDNFPFSRLADAPANTLVFPNLESGNIAYKLLQELGEAEAVGPILLGLKKPVHIVQLGSSVREIVNMVTIAVVDAQEKKLDATSDRGGLLKRISRK from the coding sequence ATGAGCAAAATTAACAGGAGACAGGATGCGCTTGATTATCATTCGCAGGGCAGGCCGGGGAAGATACAGGTAGTGCCAACTAAGCCTACCAATTCTCAAAGGGATTTAACTCTTGCATATTCACCCGGGGTTGCAGAACCTTGTTTGAGGATAGCGGATAAAAAAGAAGAAGTATATAAATATACCGCCAAGGGAAATCTTGTTGCGGTGATCAGCAATGGTACCGCGGTACTGGGGCTGGGCGACATTGGGCCGGAAGCGGGTAAGCCTGTGATGGAGGGTAAGGGTTTGTTGTTTAAGATATTCGCCGATATTGATGTGTTCGACCTTGAGCTGGATACTAAAAATGTTGACGAGTTCGTAAACATCGTTAAAGCATTGGAGCCCACTTTCGGAGGCATAAACCTGGAGGACATTAAGGCGCCTGAGTGTTTTGAAATAGAACGCAGGCTTAAAGCGGAAATGAACATCCCGGTGATGCATGATGATCAGCACGGCACAGCGATTATTTCGGCAGCTGCGCTGCTGAACGCCTGCGACCTGCAAAAGAAGAAAATAGATAAGGTAAAGATCGTTGTTAACGGTGCCGGTGCGGCAGCGATTTCCTGCACGCGTCTGTATGTATCTTTGGGCGCGAAGAAGGAGAATATCGTGATGTGCGACCGTTCTGGCGTGATTACGGACAAACGTGACAACCTGGATGAAATTAAGGCAGAATTTGCTACGTCCAGAAAACTGGAGACCCTGGCCGACGCGATGAAGGATGCTGACGTGTTCATTGGTTTGTCGTCAGGTAACTGTGTGACAGAAGAAATGCTGAAATCCATGGCCCGGAATCCGATTGTATTTGCGATGGCTAACCCTGATCCGGAAATTGCTTATGACCTTGCTGTGTCGAGCCGTAAGGATATCATCATGGCCACGGGCCGGTCTGATTATCCTAATCAGGTGAATAATGTGCTTGGTTTCCCGTATATCTTCAGGGGGGCACTGGATGTTCGTGCTACCGGAATTAACGAAGCGATGAAAGTTGCGGCGGTGCGGGCTATAGCTGAACTGGCAAGGAAGCCGGTGCCTGAAGCGGTGAACATGGCCTACAATCAAAACAACATCAAGTTTGGTAAAGACTATATTATACCCAAGCCGATGGACATGCGGCTTATGACGAATGTATCGATAGCAGTGGCTAAGGCGGCGATTGAGTCGGGCGTTGCACGTAAGGTTATTTCTGATTGGGATGCCTATGAGGAGGAGCTTAAACGCCGGCTTGGCGGAGACGACGCCATTATGCGTGCATTGACCAACCGGGCTAAGTCTGACCCTAAGCGTATTGTTTTCGCAGAGGCTGACAATTATAAGATTTTAAAGGCGGCCCAAATTGTAAAGGATGAGAATATTGCGGTTCCGATATTGCTTGGCAATAAACAGGCGATCCAAAAGATCATCGACGAGAATGAGCTTGACCTTGAGGGTGTGGAAATCATAGATAATTTTGCGGAGACTGAACGGTTGAGCAAATATGCTGAAGCGCTTTACCGCAAGCGGCAAAGGCGGGGCATTACTTCTTCGGAAGCATCCAAGCTCATGCGCGACAGAAACTATTTCGGGGCGTCCATGGTGGAGTTCGGGGAGGCGGATGCGCTGGTGTCTGGCCTGACGAAGAACTATGCGGCTACTATTAAGCCTGCATTGCGCGTGATCGGTACCCAGGAAGGTGTGAACAGGGTTGCGGGTATGTATATGATGATCACCCGTAAGGGTCCGGTGTTTTTTGGCGATACCACAGTAAACGTGGACCCGACGGCGGAGGAGCTTGTAGACCTCACGTTGCTGTTGGAACGGGCGGTGAGGAAGTTTAACATACAACCCCGGATTGCACTGCTTTCCTATTCCAATTTCGGATCTAATGATGGTCCGGTACCTGAAAAAGTAAGGAAGGCTGTCAGGATCCTGCATGACCGTCACCCGGAAATGATCGTTGACGGCGAGATGCAGGCCAACTTTGCCATAAACAATCTCATGCTTAAGGATAATTTTCCGTTCAGCAGGCTGGCTGATGCGCCGGCAAATACGCTGGTATTTCCAAACCTGGAATCGGGCAATATTGCGTACAAACTGCTGCAGGAGCTCGGCGAAGCAGAAGCTGTAGGCCCTATTTTGCTTGGACTGAAAAAACCTGTTCATATTGTGCAACTGGGAAGCTCGGTGAGGGAGATCGTTAACATGGTGACCATCGCTGTTGTGGATGCCCAGGAGAAGAAACTTGACGCGACATCGGACAGAGGGGGGCTTTTGAAAAGAATTTCCAGAAAATAA